A stretch of Henckelia pumila isolate YLH828 chromosome 4, ASM3356847v2, whole genome shotgun sequence DNA encodes these proteins:
- the LOC140867344 gene encoding chaperone protein dnaJ 11, chloroplastic-like → MASLSFSQPNQITSRRFSAVPSPRFPKNICFRHQLRISAGYATAERVAGTSLQTGSLYDVLGIQSGASCQEIKSAYRKLARLLHPDVASNSRGGAATDEFMRLHAAYATLSDPERRAIYDVKISRRRRMEERLAASAFPEVEGRRRTWETDQCW, encoded by the coding sequence ATGGCTTCCTTATCATTCTCACAGCCGAATCAAATCACTAGTCGCCGATTCTCCGCCGTCCCTTCTCCACGTTTTCCGAAGAATATCTGTTTCCGCCACCAGCTCCGCATCTCCGCCGGTTACGCTACAGCTGAGAGGGTTGCCGGAACATCTCTGCAGACCGGTTCATTGTACGACGTGCTGGGGATTCAATCCGGTGCCTCGTGTCAAGAGATCAAGTCGGCGTACAGAAAACTGGCCAGACTCTTGCATCCGGACGTCGCGTCCAATTCCAGAGGCGGAGCAGCTACCGACGAGTTTATGAGACTGCACGCGGCGTATGCTACTCTTTCCGACCCTGAGAGGCGCGCGATATACGACGTGAAGATTTCCAGGCGACGGCGGATGGAGGAGCGCTTGGCGGCGAGTGCTTTCCCGGAGGTGGAAGGACGGAGGCGGACTTGGGAAACTGATCAGTGCTGGTAG
- the LOC140861893 gene encoding uncharacterized protein has protein sequence MAEANGVKEEINQLITAAVERAMAARAETNPPPPPPGQNAQLEEIRKLKEEMELLKKKQSEYLATPVRNIPFSPEILESELPKNFKFPHIGEYDGKGDPDEHLSRFENAALLHRYSDPIKCRVFLNILIGPAQQWFNLLRQGDIKEFKDFSNAFLHHFASSKKHPTTTLSLFAIKQQGQEDLRVYVRRFSALALEVPTATTGLLISAFTQGLATGDVIKSLIKKPPSTYDEVLARAEKYVNLEEVQFSRMNNGMDRPPSPKNARTPNTPRRMGPSPRPELLGQFTSFTPLRMGKTQAMRICEEKRLLQRPPWSEQGPCRPKSDKYCDFHNEYGHNTNDCRQLEQEIERIIQQEPGMRDRLARQKGGYPSNKRSHEGPDHYAPRPRPGPPQGNFQRPNQNQPGNNQGPPPPTKGVINMISGGPTDGDSNRARKTSSRKMSNMEIADQVVRTGPTISFGPGDLKGLSDTTHNDALVIRALVANYDVARIFVDSGSSVNVLFQETINQMDLGEYKVEPVVTSLFRFTGHAIRPTGLINLPLTLGKDRTSKTRIVSFIIVDAPSAYNVILGRPAITTFMAVASALYHKIKFPVGNEVGEVQGDQKISRKCYVEEVRIEQKAVKINHDDRPRPRDREQVNLLEENAPVMAEEECEEIIICPPTGSVKVARTLEPILKKQLIQCLMENKDAFAWSVSDLLGVRREVMEHKLNVIRDYRPIIQKKRHFGPEKDADSGAS, from the coding sequence ATGGCTGAGGCAAATGGAGTCAAAGAAGAAATAAATCAACTTATCACCGCTGCTGTCGAAAGAGCTATGGCTGCAAGGGCGGAAACCAATCCCCCTCCCCCACCACCAGGTCAGAACGCGCAGTTAGAGGAAATCAGGAAACTGAAGGAGGAGATGGAGCTCTTGAAGAAGAAACAATCCGAATACCTAGCCACGCCAGTGCGGAATATTCCCTTCTCTCCTGAAATATTGGAGTCCGAACTCCCCAAAAACTTTAAATTTCCGCATATTGGGGAATATGATGGGAAAGGGGACCCGGATGAGCATCTGTCCCGTTTTGAGAATGCGGCGTTGTTGCACAGATATTCTGACCCGATCAAGTGTCGAGTCTTTCTCAATATTTTGATAGGACCGGCTCAACAATGGTTCAACTTATTACGCCAAGGAGATATCAAGGAGTTCAAGGATTTCAGCAATGCCTTCCTACACCACTTTGCTAGTAGCAAAAAACACCCTACGACTACTCTTAGTCTTTTTGCTATCAAACAGCAAGGTCAAGAAGATTTGCGAGTATATGTTCGTCGATTTAGTGCCTTGGCCCTGGAAGTACCTACTGCCACCACTGGCCTGCTTATCAGTGCTTTTACCCAAGGACTTGCTACAGGGGATGTTATTAAATCCCTGATCAAAAAACCGCCGTCTACTTACGATGAAGTGCTTGCTCGGGCCGAAAAATATGTGAATCTAGAGGAGGTACAATTTTCCCGTATGAATAATGGGATGGACAGGCCACCAAGTCCGAAGAACGCCCGGACCCCTAACACACCTCGGAGGATGGGACCATCTCCCCGACCCGAGCTGCTTGGGCAATTCACTTCTTTCACTCCTCTAAGGATGGGTAAAACTCAGGCTATGCgaatatgtgaagaaaaaaGACTTCTACAGAGACCTCCATGGAGCGAGCAGGGGCCCTGTAGACCAAAGTCTGACAAGTATTGTGACTTTCACAATGAGTATGGGCACAATACTAATGATTGTCGTCAACTGGAGCAGGAAATTGAAAGAATAATACAACAGGAGCCAGGGATGAGGGATAGGTTGGCACGACAAAAAGGAGGATATCCCTCGAATAAAAGGAGTCACGAAGGTCCTGATCATTACGCACCAAGACCCCGACCTGGTCCACCCCAGGGAAATTTCCAACGCCCGAACCAGAATCAGCCCGGGAATAACCAGGGACCACCCCCTCCCACAAAAGGTGTTATCAACATGATATCTGGGGGACCGACTGATGGAGATTCCAATAGGGCAAGGAAGACAAGTAGTCGGAAAATGAGCAACATGGAGATAGCTGACCAGGTGGTTAGAACAGGCCCGACCATTTCCTTTGGCCCGGGTGATTTGAAAGGTTTGTCGGATACTACTCATAATGATGCATTGGTTATTCGAGCTCTGGTCGCTAATTATGACGTAGCCCGAATTTTTGTGGATTCGGGAAGCTCGGTCAATGTACTGTTCCAAGAAACCATAAACCAGATGGATTTGGGGGAATATAAGGTAGAGCCGGTGGTGACGTCGTTGTTCAGGTTCACGGGTCATGCCATCCGACCTACTGGATTGATCAATTTGCCGCTCACTTTGGGCAAGGATCGTACAAGTAAAACTCGGATTGTCAGCTTTATTATCGTGGATGCACCATCAGCATACAACGTTATCTTGGGAAGACCAGCCATTACTACGTTCATGGCCGTGGCTTCCGCACtatatcataaaataaaatttcctgTGGGTAATGAAGTGGGAGAGGTCCAGGGAGATCAAAAGATTTCTCGAAAGTGCTATGTGGAAGAGGTACGGATAGAACAAAAGGCGGTCAAAATCAACCATGATGACCGACCCAGGCCGAGAGATCGGGAACAAGTAAACTTATTGGAAGAAAACGCCCCTGTTATGGCTGAGGAAGAGTGTGAAGAGATCATAATCTGCCCCCCAACTGGTTCGGTCAAGGTTGCTCGGACACTAGAACCTATTCTTAAAAAACAGCTAATACAGTGTTTGATGGAGAACAAAGACGCCTTCGCTTGGTCCGTATCCGACCTTTTGGGAGTACGAAGAGAAGTAATGGAGCACAAGTTGAATGTTATACGAGACTACCGCCCTATTATTCAGAAAAAACGACATTTTGGGCCCGAGAAAGACGCTGATTCAGGGGCAAGTTGA
- the LOC140861894 gene encoding uncharacterized protein has product MCVDFRDLNKACPKDCYPLPRIDQLVDSTSGHELLCFLDAYQGYHQIPLAKQDQDKVSFVSSTGTYCYVVMPFGLKNAGAAYQRLMDKVFKQQIGKNIEVYVDDILVKTRTARQFIADLTQTFQTLRDYLLKLNPSKCTFGVQTGKFLGYMVTRRGIEANPKKVQAIISMESPKNIQESEKSFQELKKYLKELSVLNKPVQGEDLFVYLVVTPRAASSVLVRKEGVNHLPVYFVSHALKGAELNYMTQEKLALALVITARKLIPYFLSHPITVLTNSALGKIAANPDASERLIKWITELKTIQLKQEDHWKIFVDGSSCQTGSGVGIVIISTWGEETNISIRLDFRASNNEAEYEALLLGLKAARNLGISRATLYLDSQLAIQQSKGKFETKNEKMIKYAQALDKAKEEFTELTMELIPRTENTKADHLARLASSVGEPLEPGLKGKELVSQLESLDDLIADVPEGDWRYGIHKYLTKDELPNDNKKAREIKRRALRFVMVDKILFKRSFSQPLLKCLGPDEANYVLREIHEGCCGNHLGSIALARKALLAGFFWPTMKKDASVLVNSCYNCQRHANLQWRPAEFMKAVVAACPFDQWGMDIVGPFPVSTGNEQVEVTNRTIVQTLKTRLDLAKGKWVDELPSVLWSYRTTTRFGTDETPYNMVYGTEAVLPAEIGQESARVIAYGPDNNKLRAMDLDLVEENRARAAVRLTAYRKRMTRAYNKRVYPRAFQEGDLVMRKIQHHGERGKLDAKYEGPFKVVGKAGVTAYYLEYSQGKKGKRPWNAQYFKKYYS; this is encoded by the exons ATGTGTGTAGACTTCCGTGATCTAAACAAAGCCTGTCCGAAAGATTGCTATCCCTTGCCCCGAATAGATCAGTTGGTGGATTCCACATCTGGGCATGAGTTATTGTGTTTTCTGGACGCTTATCAGGGGTATCATCAAATTCCCCTGGCTAAGCAAGATCAAGATAAGGTGAGTTTTGTCTCCTCTACAGGAACTTATTGCTACgtggttatgccttttgggcTCAAGAATGCTGGGGCCGCTTATCAAAGACTAATGGACAAAGTTTTCAAGCAACAAATAGGCAAAAACATCGAAGTATATGTGGACGATATTTTGGTCAAAACCCGAACAGCTCGTCAATTCATTGCCGACCTGACCCAGACATTTCAGACACTACGTGATTATCTATTAAAGTTAAACCCGAGCAAGTGCACATTTGGGGTTCAGACTGGGAAATTTCTGGGATATATGGTCACTAGGAGAGGAATTGAAGCTAACCCGAAAAAAGTTCAAGCCATTATCTCTATGGAGTCGCCCAAAAATATACAGGAG AGTGAGAAATCTTTCCAAGAGTTGAAAAAGTATCTAAAAGAGTTATCGGTGTTGAACAAACCAGTACAGGGAGAAGATCTCTTCGTGTATCTGGTTGTCACACCCCGGGCCGCTAGCTCGGTCCTGGTTCGGAAGGAGGGGGTAAATCATCTGCCGGTCTACTTTGTCAGTCATGCCCTGAAGGGAGCAGAACTCAATTATATGACTCAAGAAAAGTTAGCTCTGGCCCTCGTCATTACAGCTAGAAAATTGATACCTTACTTCTTATCCCACCCGATCACTGTTCTTACCAATAGTGCCTTGGGAAAAATTGCAGCCAACCCAGATGCATCGGAAAGACTGATCAAGTGGATTACAGAGTTAA AAACTATTCAGTTAAAGCAAGAGGACCATTGGAAGATATTTGTAGATGGATCATCTTGTCAAACAGGAAGCGGGGTTGGGATTGTGATAATATCAACCTGGGGCGAGGAAACCAACATCTCGATAAGGTTGGATTTCCGAGCATCTAATAATGAAGCAGAATATGAAGCCCTCCTGCTCGGACTAAAGGCTGCTCGGAATCTTGGTATATCCCGAGCTACCCTTTATTTAGACTCACAATTGGCCATACAACAGAGCAAGGGGAAGTTTGAAACCAAGAATGAAAAGATGATAAAATATGCTCAAGCATTAGATAAAGCTAAGGAAGAGTTTACCGAGCTCACTATGGAGTTGATCCCGAGAACTGAAAATACGAAAGCTGATCACTTGGCTCGTCTCGCAAGTTCCGTGGGTGAGCCACTCGAGCCCGGACTAAAAGGGAAAGAGCTGGTATCTCAACTTGAAAGTTTGGACGACCTGATAGCAGACGTACCTGAAGGAGATTGGAGGTATGGCATCCACAAATATCTGACTAAGGATGAGCTCCCGAACGATAACAAGAAGGCTCGGGAAATTAAAAGGAGAGCTTTGCGTTTTGTGATGGTTGACAAGATACTTTTCAAAAGGTCATTCTCTCAACCTCTGCTCAAGTGTCTTGGCCCGGATGAAGCTAATTACGTTTTGCGAGAGATTCATGAAGGCTGTTGTGGGAATCACTTGGGTAGCATAGCCCTAGCTCGGAAAGCCCTCCTGGCCGGTTTCTTCTGGCCCACTATGAAGAAGGATGCTTCCGTCCTGGTCAATTCATGCTACAATTGTCAGAGGCATGCCAATTTACAGTGGAGGCCTGCGGAGTTTATGAAGGCAGTAGTAGCCGCCTGTCCTTTCGATCAATGGGGAATGGATATTGTCGGGCCATTCCCGGTCAGCACGG GGAATGAACAAGTGGAGGTTACTAACAGAACTATTGTGCAAACACTCAAGACCAGGTTAGATTTAGCTAAGGGAAAATGGGTGGATGAGCTTCCATCCGTATTATGGTCTTATCGAACTACAACAAGGTTCGGGACGGATGAAACACCATATAATATGGTGTACGGGACGGAGGCAGTCCTTCCTGCTGAGATTGGACAAGAAAGTGCCCGGGTCATAGCCTACGGCCCGGATAACAATAAACTGAGGGCCATGGATTTAGATTTGGTGGAAGAAAACCGAGCTAGAGCAGCAGTTCGGTTAACAGCTTATCGTAAAAGAATGACCCGAGCCTATAACAAACGGGTCTACCCTCGGGCCTTTCAAGAGGGGGACTTGGTTATGAGGAAAATTCAACACCATGGGGAGAGAGGAAAACTAGATGCGAAATATGAAGGACCCTTCAAGGTGGTAGGGAAAGCAGGAGTGACTGCTTATTACTTGGAATATTCTCaaggaaagaaaggaaaaaggcCGTGGAATGCTCAATATTTTAAGAAATATTACTCCTAA